The following proteins come from a genomic window of Eretmochelys imbricata isolate rEreImb1 chromosome 11, rEreImb1.hap1, whole genome shotgun sequence:
- the ATP5MC3 gene encoding ATP synthase F(0) complex subunit C3, mitochondrial isoform X1 encodes MFACVKLASSPALIRAGSRVLYRPISASVLSKPEVRTGEGSSTLNGAQNAVSQVALREFQTSAVSRDIDTAAKFIGAGAATVGVAGSGAGIGTVFGSLIIGYARNPSLKQQLFSYAILGFALSEAMGLFCLMVAFLILFAM; translated from the exons ATGTTCGCCTGCGTGAAGCTCGCCTCCTCCCCGGCCCTG ATCCGTGCAGGATCAAGAGTCTTGTACAGACCAATTTCTGCATCAGTGTTGTCTAAGCCAGAGGTCAGGACTGGAGAG GGCAGCTCAACACTCAATGGAGCCCAGAATGCTGTCTCCCAAGTAGCACTTAGAGAGTTCCAGACTAGTGCTGTCAGCAGGGATATTGACACTGCTGCCAAATTTATTGGTGCTGGTGCTGCCACAGTAGGAGTggctggttctggtgctggtATCGGAACAGTCTTTGGTAGTCTAATCATTGGTTATGCCAG AAATCCCTCTCTGAAGCAGCAGCTGTTTTCATATGCTATCCTGGGATTCGCCCTGTCTGAAGCTATGGGTCTCTTTTGTCTGATGGTTGCTTTCTTGATCCTGTTTGCAATGTGA
- the ATP5MC3 gene encoding ATP synthase F(0) complex subunit C3, mitochondrial isoform X2, producing the protein MFACVKLASSPALIRAGSRVLYRPISASVLSKPEGSSTLNGAQNAVSQVALREFQTSAVSRDIDTAAKFIGAGAATVGVAGSGAGIGTVFGSLIIGYARNPSLKQQLFSYAILGFALSEAMGLFCLMVAFLILFAM; encoded by the exons ATGTTCGCCTGCGTGAAGCTCGCCTCCTCCCCGGCCCTG ATCCGTGCAGGATCAAGAGTCTTGTACAGACCAATTTCTGCATCAGTGTTGTCTAAGCCAGAG GGCAGCTCAACACTCAATGGAGCCCAGAATGCTGTCTCCCAAGTAGCACTTAGAGAGTTCCAGACTAGTGCTGTCAGCAGGGATATTGACACTGCTGCCAAATTTATTGGTGCTGGTGCTGCCACAGTAGGAGTggctggttctggtgctggtATCGGAACAGTCTTTGGTAGTCTAATCATTGGTTATGCCAG AAATCCCTCTCTGAAGCAGCAGCTGTTTTCATATGCTATCCTGGGATTCGCCCTGTCTGAAGCTATGGGTCTCTTTTGTCTGATGGTTGCTTTCTTGATCCTGTTTGCAATGTGA